Part of the Halomarina litorea genome is shown below.
CGACGGTGGTGTTCGAGGCCGGCCTCGCCCGCTACCTCGCGGAATACCTAGGTGTCATACCAATGCGCGTACTCGTCATCGGAGGCGGGACCGTGGGCCGAGCGCTCGCGGCCCGTCTCGAAGACCGTGGAGAGAACGTCGTCATCCTCGAGAACGACGAAACGATAGTCGAACTGGCCCGCGACGAGGGCCACACCGTCCACATCGGCGACGGCACGGACACGGACGTCCTGACGTCGGCCGGGGCGGAGAACGCCAAGATACTCGTCACCGCGACGGGCGACGACGACGTGAACCTGCTGGCCGCCCAACTCGCGAACTCCCGGTTCGACATCGAGACGGTCATCGCGCGGGTGAACAACCCCAACAACGTCGAGGCGTTCGAGGACCTCGGGGTGCGCGTCGTCTCGCCCACCGCGGCGACGGCACAGACCATCGACAACCTCATCGAACGCCCCGCGCTCGCCAACTGGATCTCGGGCCTCGGCGAGACGGGCGACGTCCAAGAGATCGAGGTCACCGCGGACGAACTCGTGGGACGCACGGTGCGGGAGGTCGGCCCGGAACTCCCCGGCGGCGTCCTCATCGCCCTCGTCGCCCGCGACGGGGGGGCACAGGTGCCCAACGCCGACTTCACCCTCGAACGCGGCGACCGCATCACCCTGCTCGGCGGCCACGACGCCGTCCGCGAGGCGATGACGTTCTGTCACCCGGAGGACTAGGCGGGCGTCCCCGCGCAGTACCGCATTTCAACTCCCGGTGGGGGACGTGAGAGTACTTATGAGTCGTGAGTGAAACGTCTCACCATGATTCACGCGGACGGCCCGCTACTCACGGTAGACGTGGGCGAGCGCTCGACGGCGGAGACCGATATCGACGCACTCCTCGAAGCGTACGTCGGCGGGCGCGGCGTCGGGACGCGCCTCGCCCACGAGCGCATCCCGTTCGACGCCGACCCGTTCGGCCCGGAGAACCGCCTGTACTTCGCGACGGGGCCGTTGCAGACCTCCCGAATGAGCTTCACCGGCCGGATGTCCTGTACCGGCCTCTCGCCGCTGACCGACGGCCTCTGCTCGTCGAACGCGGGTGGGTTCATGTCCCGGAACTTCCTCGCGACGGGCTACAGCGCCGTCGAACTCGTCGGCGCGAGCGACGAACTGGTGGGCGTGCACGTCACCGACGAGGGCGTGGAGTTCGAGGCGGTCCCCGACCTCGCGGGCGCGACCACCGAGGAGACACTCGAACACCTCGCCGAGCGCGGTCTGACGGCCGATCACACCGCCATCGTCGGCCCCGCGGGCGAGAACCGCGTCCGGTTCGCCTCGATCATGACCAGCGAGTCGCGCGCGTTCGGACGCGGCGGCCTCGGGGCCGTCATGGGTGCGAAGAACGTCAAGTTCCTCACCTTCGAGGGCGACTCGGCTCCCGAGCCACAGGTCGAAGGCGAGGTCGTCCAGGAGATTCACAAGGAAGCCTCCGAGTCCAGCAGTCCGATGAAGGACGCGGGCACCGTCTCCGTCACGGAGTACGCCAACAGCGTGGGCGCACTCCCGACGAAGTACTTCTCGGAGCTCTCCTACGAGCACGCAGAGGACATCGGGTCGGGCGCGGTCATCGACCACAAGTACAAGAAGGGCACCTGCTCGTCGTGCGCGTTCGCCTGCAAACTCCCGACGAGAGACGAGGAGAGCGGGCTGGAGACCGAGGGTCCCGAGTACGAGACGGTGATGTCGTTCGGGTCGAACGCGCTGGTCGACGACTTCGTCTCCATCATGAAGTCGAACGAACTGTGCGACCAACTGGGGATGGACACCATCTCCTGTGGCGACGTGGTCTCCGCCTACCTCGCGGCCAACGACGCCTTCGGCGACTCCGAGTTGATCCACGACCTCGTCGAGAAAATCGCCTACCGCGAGGGCGACGGCGACCTGCTGGCGGAGGGCATCGCCCGCTGTGCCGACGACCTCGGCGTCGAGAACTGGTCGATGAAGGGCATGGAGTTCGCCGCCCACGACGGGCGCACCCTGAACGGGCAGGGCCTCTCGTTCGCCGTCTCCAACCGGGGGGCAGACCACATGTACGCCGAGATGTACCGCTTCGAGTACCCGCTGGTCGCGCCCGCACAGGCGCTGGACCGCGACGGACTGGCGGGGAAGGCGGAGCGACTCGTCGAGGCCGAAGACGAGAACGCGCTGAAGGACTCGGCGGTCCTCTGTAAGTTCTCGTTCTCGCAGATGGACGAGGAGCGCTGGGAGGCCCTCCTCGACGCCGACTTCGCAGAACTGGAGGCCGTGGGGAAACGCATCGTCACCCTCGAACGCCACTTCAACAACCAGCGCGGGATGGACCGGGCCGACGACGACGCCCTCCCCTACGAACTGGAGGGACTGGACGACGCCCTCGACGAGTACTACGGCCTGCGCGGATGGGACGACGACGGCACCGTCCCCGACAGCGCACTCCCCGACGCGGGCGGGAGTCCGACTCCGGCGGACGACTGAACCGGCCGGGACGTCCCTCTGCCCGCAGACCTGTGCGAAAAATTAACACGATGTGCGCGAACCGGCGTGCATGGTCGTCAGCCTCGCCGCCTACGTCCACGCCTCCGTCTCGAACGACCGCCACGAGTTCAACCGGCAGGTCGCGTTCGTGTTCTTCCTCGCGGATGTCTCTATCGCGGCCGCCGTCGTCCCACAGGCACCGTTCGTGACGTGAGCGTGCGAGGTTCGTAAACCCCCCGCGTCGCGTTGCGCGTTCCGCTACGCCCTCGTCGGTCCACCGCGAGCGCCACGCATGGACATCGTCGACCGCTTCTCCGAGGCCATCCCCTTCGCCGACCACCTCGACATCGAACTGGACGAGGTGGGCGACGGGCGCGCGGTGGGCCACGTCGACCTGCGCGAGGAACACTCCTCGAACCCCGCGAGCATGGTCGCCCACGGTGAGGTGGCCTACTCGCTCGCCGACACCGTCGGGGTTCACGAGAGCGGATCGCTCGTGCGCTAACCGAAACGCGTCGCGTTTCGGTGATGGGGCGGCCGTCGTGGACCTGAACGAGACGGTCACGCCCACCATCGACGTTCGCATCGACTACCTCGCGCCCGCGACGGGCGAGCGACTGGTCGCGGAAGCGGAGGTCACGCGGAACGTTCGAAAATCGCTTCGCGATTTTCGCAGCCAACCAGAAATCTCCGATTTCTGGTGACGGAAACAGCGTCGCTACCGTCGATATCGACGTCGAGGATGGCGAGGGCACGCACGTCGCCT
Proteins encoded:
- a CDS encoding aldehyde ferredoxin oxidoreductase family protein; its protein translation is MIHADGPLLTVDVGERSTAETDIDALLEAYVGGRGVGTRLAHERIPFDADPFGPENRLYFATGPLQTSRMSFTGRMSCTGLSPLTDGLCSSNAGGFMSRNFLATGYSAVELVGASDELVGVHVTDEGVEFEAVPDLAGATTEETLEHLAERGLTADHTAIVGPAGENRVRFASIMTSESRAFGRGGLGAVMGAKNVKFLTFEGDSAPEPQVEGEVVQEIHKEASESSSPMKDAGTVSVTEYANSVGALPTKYFSELSYEHAEDIGSGAVIDHKYKKGTCSSCAFACKLPTRDEESGLETEGPEYETVMSFGSNALVDDFVSIMKSNELCDQLGMDTISCGDVVSAYLAANDAFGDSELIHDLVEKIAYREGDGDLLAEGIARCADDLGVENWSMKGMEFAAHDGRTLNGQGLSFAVSNRGADHMYAEMYRFEYPLVAPAQALDRDGLAGKAERLVEAEDENALKDSAVLCKFSFSQMDEERWEALLDADFAELEAVGKRIVTLERHFNNQRGMDRADDDALPYELEGLDDALDEYYGLRGWDDDGTVPDSALPDAGGSPTPADD
- a CDS encoding PaaI family thioesterase, whose protein sequence is MDIVDRFSEAIPFADHLDIELDEVGDGRAVGHVDLREEHSSNPASMVAHGEVAYSLADTVGVHESGSLVR
- a CDS encoding hotdog domain-containing protein; the encoded protein is MDLNETVTPTIDVRIDYLAPATGERLVAEAEVTRNVRKSLRDFRSQPEISDFW